The genomic window TCTCGAATCTATcttctaaacaataaaaaaaacatcaattaaaatattttgaaatctcAACAGCTCGGGACGATTACTGAACACATCGAGGCTTCACCAAGTCCAAAAAGACCCCCCACAGCTCCTAATGGGTGTCCTCTGCTACCAGCGCCTCCTCCAGGAGGGTAAGTAATCACCTCTCCGGCTCCTCTTTTCTCACCGCAACCCTCTAAAGGAAGTGTTCTCTTTACCTCATTTTCCTTCCTCAAGAATAGGCAGTCATTTTTCCTtaacatacaaacacgcacaacATTTATATcatctgaacacacacacacagcatttagctacacacacaccacacaccacacacacacacacacacacatatatatatatatatatatatatatatatatatatatattatatatatatatatatatattactgttccATGTTTCAATAATGAATTACCCTCATGTTTCCTGTTCCTCTCCTTGAAAGACTTTTGTGATTTCAGCTCCGATACTGGAATCCCGAGGACCTGTGAGACTGACAAGGATTGCAGAGGTCATCTAATTTGCTGCCCAACTGGAGCCTGTTGTGGAACGTACTGCTATGATCCTCGACATGGCACTAACCCTCACACAGGTTGAATCCTGAAGCAACATCAACGTGTGCACATGAAAATGACGACTTTTCAGCTCCATGGAGGTTGACGTGCACTTAACGTTcaacatagatacatacatacatatatacatacacacagacacacacacacgcacacacacacacacacacacacacacacatatatatatatatatatatatatatatatatatatatatatatatatatatatatatatatatatatatatatacatacatcgaccaTAATCATTGTAAATTGTGACAATAATTCTGAGCAGAAGTTGGTGATTTTTTCAATTATTGTATCAAAATTGTTTTttgccttatataaaataaatggtatTACGAGTATTGAACACTTTATCATCTGTACAATGGTTATATCCTGTAATATTGCCATGTAATTGTTGCTAAAGGTgatctgtatatgtgtgtgtgtgtgtgtgtgttattgtatgtatgcttatgtacatatatatatatatatgatatatatatatatatattatatatatatatatatatatatatatatatatatatatatatatatatatatatatatatatatatatatatatatatatatatatatatatatatatatatatatatatatatatatatatatatatatatatatatatatatatatatatatatatatatatatatatatatatatatatattatatatattatgatagattaTAGTGCCAAAAAATTGTGGTTAACAGCGCCATGAGGCAAATGCCATATGTCCGGAACGACATAGCCCGAACCTGACgtaaccggggactacctgtatagaGAAGGGGTAATGGACAAGATTACTTGTTCAAAACGGAGGAAATCAATCGACAAGATCATGAAGCTCGGAGTGACAATGACTTAGGAAGAGACACGTGAGAGGGAGGCAGAAAGAAAAGGAGGTAGTCTGGATGCGCGTCAGAATAAACTTAAAACTCTTCTCTGAGGTATTTAATTCCAGAATGAACCGGAATCGATGCCGCAGACTTCCGAGTAATACAGAGTTATTATTCCAGAATGAACTGAAATCGATGCCGCAGACTAATTCAGACCGGGCGAGAAAAACGTCCTTGAGTaactctacgggctgctctatgagcaagaacccgtgctaggtataaggccagcttaatcaaaaacaacagcgTCCTTGTGTGGCTTTTGCCCATCTATAGATAAGCGAAAATCTACCTCTCCGAAGGCTATCATTTTTAGGGTTTAATTACCTCCGTGAGGGGTGGCCCACTAACGATGACGCAGCGAAATGTCCCCACACATCCGTTCCTTAGATTCGGAATCGATCAGACGGAACGATTCGGTTAGGGGAATTTGATTAGGATCAAACCGGGAGCTGACTCGTCCGTTCCCTGACTGACTGACGTCCCGCTAATTCCTTTAAGATGTTTTCAAGGAGAAGGAATGAGTCAGAAATCATTCAATATGAGAGTTATCAACCGTTTTAATATCAAGCATTTGAAGTGGTGTCATGtcatttattctttcattacATTGCGAAGTTTGAACCACTGCGTTAATCCGTCATGTTCGCAATGAAATGTCAAATTGCTCTCACTTTATCTGTTTATGGTGATTTATCTCAATTTTTGCTTCTCATTCGGGTAAATTGCTTATAGTCACTTTTAAGTACATTGAGAAAGCCATCGCATCTACtggttcatatatttttaaaatactgaaatgtaCCCAAAACATATCCATGAAAACATCACTCCTATTCACTTCGGCACAGCAACtccaaattaaaaatataaatgaacttaTTTTGCGTTTGCATGAGAACACTTATTTATCTTCACGTAACTAAAGCGTGTCTCCCTGTAGTGACTATAGAAACCCTCTATAGTGAATTGCATCTGTCTAGTTCATAGGTATAAGTTTGGCTCTTGTTGTTACTACTGTTGTTGGAGTAAAACCTAAATTAAATTGACTTTGAAGaggaaaaatatttgttattttcaattttttgtttgtttgtttgtttcgtttTCAGTTTTGTCTAAATACAGTAAAGGCATTTGCTACCCTTAATCCACTTTGTTCtagtttatttgtatgtttttctcGTTGTTTTAGTTCTATTTTGTTACCGTTTCTGTTGTCCCTGTTTAATTGTCTTACGCTCAGAACAAaggctctctctatctctcatatatatcacatgtaggagtatattacatatactcctacattctctctattacccgggttatttttaaagCGTTTCtccttgattgtactgttgtactgaaaaactatgtgtgtgtgtatatatatatatatatatattgggtatatatttgtatatatctatatatccaataTGAGGTCAAACCTAGTCCCcccatcatatgtatatatatatatatatatatatatatatattatatatatatatatatatatatatatatatcctcttgaCATGAAACTCCTCAAAAACGCAAAATCCTAGACGTGGCATCGccgcttctcttcctcctctgtcCTCCGCTCGACGTGAGGGCAAGACATGTCTCCGCCATACCATTATTTAACCAGGAGCTCAACGCAAACAAATCCGGCACAATGGAACACGACTTCGTACTCCCAAGGAGACACCGAAGTTGCCTCAAGCAGCAAAGGCATTTGCATGCGGCGGAGTCTCTGTGCTTGCCCGCTTGCTGCATGCGGTAGTCAGTCCCCCTGTGGTATAATCTGTGTAGGTTGGTTGTGCAAGTTAagtgtgttttttgtgtattgGGTATGTGGAATCTTCTGGAAATAGGGGTTAGTATGGGGGCAGATTCTCAGATATAATAACTTAGAAAGGTTGGGataaaaactaattattattattattattattattattattattattattattattattattattattattattattattatttacttgatttttttatttcatttattcaataattagttgatttactgttttctttaaataacgtatctctttctgcatttccctttaacaccatattctttggaagcttaaatttcaagtccctgtggtggtgggcttgttccatatgaataggtttcatcttctgaataataataataataataataataataataataatataataataataataataataataataatatagtaataataattaataataataatattaataataatagtaataatgaataataataaaattaacacaaaaatGAGGTCACAAAACCAACAATTTTTCCGATTAAAATTTCAAAGATTGTCAATACCAAGCAAAAATGGAGATGTTTTTGCCCTCCTCCCAGTGAGAGAAATAATGcatgataataatatttcattcatcATTCCAGATactaattacaaaatattttcactttatttcgg from Macrobrachium nipponense isolate FS-2020 chromosome 23, ASM1510439v2, whole genome shotgun sequence includes these protein-coding regions:
- the LOC135201046 gene encoding waprin-Phi3-like isoform X2, yielding MGSIRNHCLMGLLAIFLVLGTITEHIEASPSPKRPPTAPNGCPLLPAPPPGGSDTGIPRTCETDKDCRGHLICCPTGACCGTYCYDPRHGTNPHTG